A genomic segment from Microthrixaceae bacterium encodes:
- a CDS encoding acyl-CoA dehydrogenase family protein yields MSEPTAGASANDVSAEDIREFRNAVRSVLGVGTDQLNEPDPDGLARWHELVDLGASTLCGMAEGQRQDLVNGAAAIARDFGAALSPVPFAATTAVSRMLSRVLVDSTDLGDDALDSVRSVLAGIASGDTLVAYGRIDAAGVARRVHGADIASALLLEDLGRSRLVLLDDPAQWTVRPVVAPFDVSRSIGEVSVPDLDAGIALGSDPSVGAVAGLLLAADTVGGLERALDVTVAYAAQRIAFGKPIGAFQAVQHRLVDHAVSLRAMSLLVDAAADAFASGRAEALRLGLLAEVAVSDHALHLAHDLVQLTGGIGFTWEYGLHFVERRAQANNALGANPRRALTSLIGLGLGDADSSLDGAEGATGDSFAAYRREVRDIISQSAHPMRAEGVRVPVDDAEEAAIRTWLAEMYDHGVLGGGWPTQWGGSSDHHPMHDLVAMEELIVGGAYRPLDQVMLASHAVLTHGTEAQKAELLPAIRSGRHVWCQLFSEPDAGSDLASLRTKAVADGDGWLVSGQKTWSTDAQWADMGVLLARTDPEAQRHAGITAFVIPMDLPGIEIRPICEITGHAEFCEVFLNEVRVGPEHVLGDLNDGWRVVTAGLASERAFVGANAIQLQRLFDDLVALAVGLRYEDGTAPIDQPEVRIDLARLLARVEGVKAIVRDAVQRIFDDEEHPSDGPVAKLAYTELDVALTEAALAMIATASYGDELGDLVARWHHNFMWGRALTISGGASEIMRGLIARQLLGLPRA; encoded by the coding sequence GTGAGCGAACCAACGGCAGGTGCGTCGGCGAACGACGTCAGCGCTGAGGACATCCGCGAGTTTCGCAACGCGGTGCGCTCGGTGCTCGGCGTCGGAACCGACCAATTGAATGAACCGGACCCGGACGGCTTGGCGCGCTGGCACGAACTGGTCGACCTTGGCGCCTCGACGCTGTGTGGCATGGCGGAGGGTCAGCGCCAAGACCTTGTGAACGGTGCGGCGGCGATCGCCCGCGATTTCGGCGCGGCGTTGTCGCCGGTGCCCTTCGCTGCGACGACCGCTGTCTCGAGAATGTTGTCTCGTGTGCTGGTCGACTCGACCGACTTGGGAGACGATGCGCTCGACAGCGTTCGGTCGGTGCTCGCCGGCATCGCCTCGGGCGACACGCTCGTCGCCTACGGACGTATCGATGCCGCCGGTGTGGCCCGCCGGGTGCACGGGGCCGACATCGCGAGCGCGTTGTTGTTGGAGGACCTCGGCCGGTCGCGTCTGGTGCTCCTCGATGATCCGGCCCAGTGGACCGTTCGACCGGTCGTAGCGCCGTTCGACGTGAGCCGCTCGATCGGCGAGGTGTCGGTGCCCGACCTCGACGCCGGCATCGCGCTTGGATCGGATCCGTCGGTGGGTGCGGTGGCTGGCCTGCTTCTCGCTGCGGACACCGTTGGCGGACTCGAACGAGCATTGGACGTCACCGTCGCGTACGCCGCACAGCGCATCGCGTTTGGCAAACCGATCGGCGCATTCCAGGCGGTGCAACACCGCCTCGTCGACCATGCGGTCAGCCTGCGGGCGATGAGCCTGCTCGTCGACGCGGCTGCCGACGCCTTCGCTTCGGGCCGGGCCGAGGCGCTGCGGTTGGGGCTGCTCGCAGAGGTCGCGGTGAGCGACCACGCGCTGCATCTCGCCCACGACCTTGTGCAACTCACCGGGGGAATCGGCTTCACCTGGGAGTACGGACTCCATTTCGTCGAGCGACGTGCCCAGGCCAACAACGCGCTCGGAGCGAACCCTCGGCGGGCGTTGACCTCGTTGATCGGGTTGGGCCTTGGCGACGCCGATAGCTCGCTTGACGGCGCTGAAGGCGCGACCGGTGACTCGTTCGCCGCGTACCGGCGTGAGGTACGCGACATCATCTCCCAGAGCGCCCACCCGATGCGTGCAGAAGGGGTGCGCGTGCCCGTCGACGATGCGGAGGAGGCGGCGATCCGAACCTGGCTCGCCGAAATGTACGACCACGGGGTCCTCGGCGGCGGGTGGCCGACGCAGTGGGGTGGCTCGTCGGATCATCACCCGATGCACGACCTCGTCGCCATGGAGGAACTGATTGTCGGCGGTGCGTATCGCCCGCTCGATCAAGTGATGTTGGCGAGCCATGCGGTGTTGACCCACGGCACCGAGGCACAGAAGGCCGAACTGCTGCCGGCGATTCGTTCGGGTCGTCACGTGTGGTGCCAGTTGTTCAGCGAGCCCGATGCCGGCAGCGACCTCGCCTCGCTTCGCACGAAGGCGGTGGCCGACGGTGACGGTTGGTTGGTGAGCGGACAAAAGACGTGGAGCACCGACGCCCAGTGGGCTGACATGGGTGTGCTGTTGGCCCGTACCGATCCGGAGGCGCAGCGCCACGCCGGTATCACCGCCTTCGTGATTCCGATGGACCTGCCCGGCATCGAGATCCGTCCGATCTGCGAGATCACCGGCCACGCCGAGTTCTGCGAGGTGTTCTTGAACGAGGTGCGCGTCGGGCCGGAGCACGTCCTCGGAGACCTGAACGACGGCTGGCGGGTGGTCACCGCCGGATTGGCCTCCGAGCGGGCGTTTGTCGGAGCCAACGCCATCCAGCTTCAACGGCTCTTCGACGACCTCGTGGCCCTGGCGGTCGGGCTTCGCTACGAGGACGGCACTGCGCCGATCGACCAGCCGGAGGTGCGCATCGACCTCGCCCGGCTGCTCGCGCGAGTCGAGGGGGTGAAGGCGATCGTGCGCGACGCCGTGCAGCGCATCTTCGACGACGAGGAGCACCCGAGCGATGGCCCGGTCGCGAAGCTCGCGTACACCGAACTCGACGTCGCGCTCACCGAGGCGGCACTCGCGATGATCGCGACGGCAAGCTACGGCGACGAACTCGGCGATCTCGTGGCTCGGTGGCATCACAACTTCATGTGGGGCCGTGCGCTCACGATCTCCGGCGGGGCGTCGGAGATCATGCGCGGCCTCATCGCTCGACAGTTGCTCGGGTTGCCGCGGGCCTGA
- a CDS encoding helix-turn-helix domain-containing protein, producing MVERSDPARVVRVRSERDLGLALREARRSRGLTQADLAEQIGIERAYLAALEAGRSTRLVGHLLRSFRRLGVNVTISWDVSDKRSESNDD from the coding sequence ATGGTCGAACGTAGCGATCCAGCACGAGTGGTCAGGGTCCGCTCTGAACGCGACCTCGGCTTGGCACTGCGTGAGGCCCGCAGATCGCGGGGACTGACCCAGGCCGACCTGGCGGAACAGATCGGCATCGAACGCGCCTACCTCGCTGCGCTTGAGGCCGGGCGAAGCACCCGCCTGGTGGGTCATCTGCTGCGTTCCTTTCGTCGGTTGGGCGTCAACGTCACGATCTCGTGGGACGTCTCGGATAAACGGTCGGAATCGAACGATGACTGA
- a CDS encoding DsbA family protein, with translation MTTIEVFADVGCPFAHISLHRFVARRAEMGRSDVRLHVRAWPLELVNATPMDPEFIADEIDEIRPQVAQDLFVGFAAAAFPSTSLPALALEAAAYGVDSTVGEAVSLELRDRLFERGENIADPAVLADIAAAHAIAYDPTDLSAPERDHREGAERGVIGSPHFFTPAGSFFCPALDIGRNDEGHLVAASDLTGFEAFLATCFT, from the coding sequence ATGACCACCATCGAAGTGTTCGCCGACGTCGGCTGTCCGTTCGCACACATCAGCCTCCACCGGTTCGTGGCGCGCCGCGCGGAAATGGGCCGCAGTGACGTGCGTCTCCACGTCCGGGCGTGGCCACTCGAGCTCGTCAACGCCACGCCGATGGATCCGGAGTTCATCGCCGACGAGATCGACGAGATCCGGCCACAGGTCGCCCAGGACCTGTTCGTGGGATTCGCCGCGGCGGCGTTCCCGTCGACGTCGCTGCCGGCGCTCGCGCTCGAGGCCGCCGCCTATGGAGTCGATTCGACGGTCGGCGAAGCGGTCAGCCTTGAGTTGCGCGACCGGCTCTTCGAACGTGGCGAGAACATCGCAGATCCGGCTGTCTTGGCCGACATCGCAGCCGCCCATGCGATCGCGTACGACCCGACCGACCTGAGCGCGCCCGAACGCGATCATCGAGAAGGAGCGGAGCGAGGCGTCATCGGCTCGCCGCACTTCTTCACCCCGGCGGGTTCGTTCTTCTGCCCGGCCCTCGATATCGGCCGAAACGACGAAGGTCACCTCGTGGCGGCGAGCGACCTCACAGGATTTGAGGCGTTCCTCGCGACCTGCTTCACCTGA
- a CDS encoding nuclear transport factor 2 family protein, producing MTEHRHDDLENIRRLLANYNLHLDVDDVDAWVELFTDDAEYHVYGRVFAGHDGIRKIPTGAPKGLHLGGQPFIELVGDDRASVRSNLLFVEAGTDVLRSVVYDDDLVRTEAGWRFAVRRCRFIRTHGLDDRPER from the coding sequence ATGACCGAGCACCGCCACGACGACCTCGAAAACATCCGCCGACTCCTGGCGAACTACAACCTTCACCTCGACGTCGACGATGTCGACGCGTGGGTAGAGCTGTTCACCGACGATGCCGAGTATCACGTGTACGGGCGGGTGTTTGCTGGCCACGATGGCATCCGCAAGATCCCGACGGGTGCGCCCAAGGGCCTGCATCTCGGCGGGCAGCCGTTCATCGAACTCGTCGGCGACGACCGGGCGAGCGTGCGTTCGAACCTGCTGTTCGTCGAGGCGGGCACCGACGTGTTGCGCAGCGTGGTCTACGACGACGATCTCGTGCGCACCGAGGCCGGATGGCGATTCGCCGTTCGTCGATGCCGCTTCATCCGCACCCACGGCCTCGACGACCGCCCCGAACGCTGA
- a CDS encoding HipA domain-containing protein yields the protein MTDHLELRHGPTVIGVLERSSGSSVTLRYSNEVLDSVETGRIVVSCSAPVQQAPVNVTAWCRGLLPEGQHLHALAARADVAASDTFGLLRRYGRDIAGAFEIVTVDPPPRDPDIAIYGPGELDAAILNLEDEPLGIADDSELSLAGLQDKMTAVRIEDRWARPIHGYPSTHILKVDSATHRGIVAAEAACLRLALAVGLTTIDASVTVVGDRDVLIVPRYDRSIERNGTVVRLHQEDLLQALGVNPADRREKAKYQHSSSAPSWWHCADLLDSYSDNWNHEVSRLIAAMTFTTAIGNGDCHAKNVSLMINDGTVTLAPLYDTVPTMLWPALRDRAALWVNDVRRNSAITGADLVEEAVRFRVPVGRAASAVEDTLEEMTANLRVLDHEEAFEAITANIDRLRRSL from the coding sequence ATGACTGACCACCTTGAGTTGCGACACGGCCCCACGGTCATCGGTGTGCTGGAACGTTCGTCGGGGTCATCGGTCACGTTGCGTTACAGCAACGAGGTACTCGATTCTGTCGAGACCGGCCGCATCGTCGTGTCGTGCTCAGCGCCGGTTCAGCAGGCTCCGGTCAATGTCACGGCGTGGTGCCGCGGCCTACTTCCAGAGGGGCAGCACTTGCACGCTTTGGCAGCGCGAGCCGACGTCGCTGCGTCCGACACCTTCGGCCTCCTGCGACGGTATGGACGCGACATCGCCGGAGCCTTTGAGATCGTGACGGTCGATCCGCCACCCAGGGACCCGGACATTGCGATCTATGGCCCGGGCGAGCTCGATGCGGCGATCCTGAACCTGGAGGATGAACCGCTGGGAATCGCCGACGATTCGGAACTGTCGCTCGCTGGACTGCAGGACAAGATGACCGCTGTTCGGATTGAAGATCGATGGGCTCGCCCGATCCACGGATACCCCTCGACACACATCCTGAAAGTGGATTCGGCGACCCACCGTGGGATCGTGGCAGCAGAGGCCGCGTGCCTCCGCCTGGCGCTCGCCGTCGGACTCACAACGATCGATGCGAGCGTGACTGTCGTGGGCGACCGTGACGTGTTGATCGTGCCGAGATACGACCGCTCGATCGAGCGCAATGGCACGGTCGTGCGGCTACACCAAGAGGATCTCCTTCAGGCACTGGGCGTCAACCCTGCTGATCGGCGAGAAAAGGCGAAGTACCAACATTCATCCTCCGCACCGAGTTGGTGGCATTGCGCCGATCTGTTGGACTCCTACAGCGACAACTGGAACCACGAGGTGAGTCGACTCATCGCTGCGATGACGTTCACGACGGCGATCGGCAACGGCGATTGTCATGCAAAGAACGTCAGCCTGATGATCAACGACGGCACCGTCACGCTTGCCCCGCTCTACGACACGGTACCCACGATGCTGTGGCCTGCACTGCGTGATCGGGCGGCACTGTGGGTCAACGACGTCCGCCGGAATTCGGCGATCACTGGCGCTGATCTTGTCGAGGAGGCCGTCCGGTTTCGTGTGCCTGTGGGCCGGGCGGCGTCTGCAGTCGAAGACACGCTGGAGGAGATGACGGCGAATCTCCGTGTGCTCGATCACGAAGAAGCGTTCGAGGCGATCACGGCGAACATCGACCGGCTGCGTCGATCGCTCTGA